One Alkalidesulfovibrio alkalitolerans DSM 16529 genomic region harbors:
- a CDS encoding XrtA system polysaccharide deacetylase, whose product MKNALTIDVEDYFHVTAFEGVISRKDWESYPPRVADNTRRVLDLLDELSLKATFFVLGWVAERSPELVRSIAARGHEVACHGYGHERIYTMTPEDFRRDVSQAKKILEDISGCPVNGYRAPSYSITQDSMWALDVLVEEGFSYDSSIFPIHHDNYGIPGAERFPHLIERQSGSILEFPLTTLKMNIFGKDMVIPIAGGGYLRLLPVSIIRNGLRRINGRDKQPAVLYFHPWEIDPDQPRIKASFRSTFRHYLNLDTTEDKLRYLLPSLPFGTMREALDEWDAAEASKPTVVQTVGAA is encoded by the coding sequence ATGAAGAATGCCTTGACCATCGATGTTGAAGATTATTTCCACGTTACCGCCTTCGAGGGCGTCATCAGCCGCAAGGACTGGGAAAGCTACCCGCCGCGCGTGGCCGACAACACCCGGCGCGTCCTCGATCTTCTCGACGAACTCTCGCTGAAAGCGACGTTTTTCGTGCTTGGCTGGGTCGCGGAGCGCTCGCCGGAACTTGTCCGGAGTATCGCCGCGCGTGGCCATGAAGTGGCCTGCCACGGTTACGGGCACGAACGCATTTATACCATGACCCCCGAGGATTTTCGCCGGGACGTGTCCCAAGCCAAGAAAATCCTGGAAGACATCTCGGGCTGCCCGGTCAACGGCTATCGTGCCCCGAGCTATTCCATCACCCAGGACTCCATGTGGGCGCTCGACGTGCTCGTAGAGGAGGGGTTCTCCTACGATTCGAGCATTTTTCCGATCCATCACGACAATTACGGCATCCCCGGAGCCGAGCGCTTTCCTCATCTTATCGAGCGGCAAAGCGGCTCCATCCTCGAATTTCCTTTGACCACGCTCAAGATGAACATCTTCGGCAAGGACATGGTCATCCCCATCGCCGGAGGAGGATATCTGCGGCTTTTGCCTGTCTCCATCATCCGCAACGGCTTGCGCCGGATTAACGGCCGCGACAAGCAACCTGCGGTGCTTTATTTCCACCCCTGGGAGATCGATCCTGACCAGCCGCGGATCAAGGCGAGTTTCCGCTCCACGTTCCGGCACTATCTGAACCTGGACACCACCGAGGACAAGCTTCGTTATCTGTTGCCGAGCTTGCCTTTTGGCACCATGCGCGAGGCGTTGGACGAGTGGGATGCTGCTGAGGCGTCCAAGCCGACGGTCGTTCAGACCGTCGGGGCCGCGTAG
- a CDS encoding TIGR03016 family PEP-CTERM system-associated outer membrane protein, translated as MYRYLIVLALILATVPCAWAEPAFRASLGVSEEFNDNVREQRNGKSDFVTSIRPSVGYRYEGPRLIFETDYKGRFSHYAKATRDTELNHDFRGHGLLDAWRSFFFIDVTDTYRLVNRDTTRGDVIDEDSTIDQIQQNTFVLSPYIQPRFGERMTLRTGYRYVNIWYNERGRSKNSHGGFADATYELTDRTSMLAGYSYMHQTSSSDKLDRHIGYVGASHTYAENSNVYAKVGPSYSKYSRSSTSKTSFYWDAGWNHDFGVVQSRFTTGVRYEDDPDTGNTYQRQYGELRLSRRFERTTVSVFGRLEDYERASGGSSTKRTYTGISIDHELTQRLTGAVSISRDFQDRSSSETGRWFGNVSLKYALGEGFGAELWYRVKDSYTTGTTARNFTVNRIGLQLSKQF; from the coding sequence ATGTATAGATACCTCATTGTGTTGGCATTGATTCTGGCGACGGTGCCTTGTGCATGGGCTGAACCCGCGTTTCGGGCCTCCCTCGGCGTCAGCGAGGAGTTCAACGACAACGTTCGGGAACAGCGAAACGGGAAAAGCGACTTTGTTACCAGCATACGTCCCTCGGTGGGGTACAGGTACGAAGGACCGCGACTGATCTTTGAAACGGACTACAAGGGACGGTTCAGCCATTACGCAAAGGCAACGCGTGACACGGAACTCAACCATGACTTCCGTGGACATGGGCTGCTGGACGCCTGGCGGAGTTTCTTCTTCATCGACGTCACCGATACGTACCGGTTGGTGAACCGCGACACGACGCGCGGCGACGTCATCGATGAAGACTCGACCATCGACCAGATCCAGCAGAACACGTTTGTCCTCTCGCCGTACATCCAGCCCCGTTTCGGGGAGAGGATGACACTCCGTACCGGATATCGCTACGTGAATATCTGGTACAACGAGCGGGGCAGAAGCAAGAATAGCCACGGCGGCTTTGCGGATGCGACATACGAACTGACCGACCGGACGTCGATGCTCGCGGGATACTCCTACATGCATCAGACATCCAGCTCCGACAAGCTCGACAGGCATATCGGCTACGTCGGCGCCAGCCACACATACGCGGAGAACTCGAACGTCTACGCCAAGGTCGGCCCGAGCTACTCCAAGTATAGCCGGTCGTCGACCTCCAAGACCTCGTTCTACTGGGATGCGGGCTGGAATCACGATTTCGGAGTGGTGCAGTCGAGGTTTACGACCGGCGTGAGGTACGAGGATGATCCCGATACCGGGAACACCTATCAGCGGCAGTACGGCGAGCTCAGGTTGAGCAGACGTTTCGAGCGCACAACGGTCAGTGTTTTCGGGCGGCTCGAGGATTACGAAAGGGCCAGCGGCGGCTCCTCGACGAAAAGGACGTACACCGGGATCAGCATCGATCACGAACTGACCCAGCGTCTGACCGGAGCCGTGAGCATCTCGCGGGATTTTCAGGACAGATCCTCGTCGGAAACGGGGCGCTGGTTTGGCAATGTTTCATTGAAATACGCATTGGGGGAGGGATTCGGAGCGGAGCTCTGGTACCGGGTCAAGGATTCATACACGACAGGCACGACAGCCAGGAATTTCACCGTGAATCGGATTGGCTTGCAACTCAGCAAGCAGTTCTGA